A genomic segment from Paenibacillus sp. FSL K6-1096 encodes:
- a CDS encoding carbohydrate ABC transporter permease: protein MNSKAFQMTKGEKAFDIFLYIIMGLIMIVTLYPFLNVLAISFNESTDTVRGGIYIFPRVWTLENYQRIFSYTGLIQGFKISVLRTVSGSILGLISASMLAFTLSRPEFRARKFVSYFLALTMYFSGGMVPMYILMRDLNLIGTFWIYILPGAISAFNVFVIRSFMDGLPFALQESAKLDGANDFMIFYRIIIPLCKPVLATIALFLSVGQWNEWFTTYLYNGNKPHLTTLQYELMKVLASTNQGSGMVNANDMAQQMAQISPESIKMAITIVVTVPILVVYPFLQKYFVSGMTLGAVKA, encoded by the coding sequence ATGAACAGCAAGGCATTTCAAATGACAAAAGGTGAAAAAGCGTTCGATATCTTCCTGTACATCATAATGGGACTGATCATGATAGTGACACTGTATCCCTTCCTGAACGTGCTGGCGATCTCATTCAATGAATCCACAGACACCGTCCGGGGCGGCATCTATATTTTCCCGAGGGTATGGACCCTGGAGAACTATCAGCGGATCTTCAGCTATACCGGCCTGATTCAAGGCTTCAAAATTTCGGTTCTGCGCACGGTGTCCGGGAGCATTCTCGGTCTGATCAGCGCCTCGATGCTGGCGTTTACCCTGAGCCGTCCGGAATTCAGAGCCCGGAAGTTCGTCTCTTATTTCCTGGCGCTGACCATGTACTTCTCCGGCGGTATGGTGCCGATGTACATTCTGATGAGAGACCTGAATCTGATCGGGACGTTCTGGATTTACATTCTGCCGGGTGCGATTTCAGCATTCAACGTGTTCGTCATCCGTTCCTTCATGGATGGGCTGCCGTTCGCGCTGCAGGAATCCGCCAAGCTGGATGGAGCCAACGATTTCATGATCTTTTACAGAATCATCATTCCGCTCTGCAAGCCTGTACTGGCTACGATTGCACTGTTCCTCTCCGTAGGGCAATGGAATGAATGGTTCACCACCTATCTGTACAACGGCAACAAGCCGCATTTGACCACGCTGCAATATGAGCTGATGAAGGTCTTAGCCAGCACCAACCAGGGCAGCGGCATGGTGAACGCGAATGATATGGCCCAGCAGATGGCCCAGATTTCGCCGGAGTCGATCAAGATGGCAATTACCATCGTTGTTACGGTACCGATCCTCGTTGTTTATCCGTTTTTGCAGAAATATTTTGTCAGCGGAATGACGCTTGGGGCCGTTAAGGCTTAG
- a CDS encoding ABC transporter permease subunit produces MKALTDKGVTPNESVTPSPPARPGNGFWNSVLQQKYLYLMSLPFVIWVFIFSYVPLWGWLMAFQNYKPVKSFSEQKWVGLDNFKELFQDERFYLVLRNTLAMSMLGLIFGFVVPILFAVLLNELRGNMFKRTVQTVSYLPHFVSWVVVGGIVYKTLAIDGGIVNDLLIWLNIIDEPIQFMAKGKYFWGILTAADLWKETGWNAIIYLAAITGIDKELYEAAKVDGAGRIKQMINITLPGIRTTITVLLIMSIGHLVGIGFEKQFQLQNNMVTDYSEVLDLYALKYGIQIGRFSYGTAISIFTSVVSVILLLIANGVMKKVTKESIM; encoded by the coding sequence GTGAAAGCGCTAACTGATAAAGGCGTGACACCAAATGAAAGCGTAACCCCCAGCCCGCCCGCGAGGCCCGGCAACGGATTCTGGAACAGCGTGCTGCAGCAAAAATACTTATATCTGATGTCTCTTCCATTTGTGATCTGGGTATTTATCTTCAGCTACGTGCCCTTATGGGGATGGCTTATGGCCTTCCAGAATTATAAACCGGTCAAGTCCTTCAGTGAGCAGAAATGGGTCGGACTGGATAACTTCAAAGAGTTATTCCAGGATGAACGCTTCTATCTTGTACTGAGAAATACACTGGCTATGAGTATGCTGGGGCTGATCTTCGGCTTCGTGGTTCCCATCCTGTTCGCTGTGCTGCTCAATGAGCTGCGGGGTAATATGTTCAAGCGGACGGTCCAGACAGTTTCTTACCTGCCGCACTTTGTCTCCTGGGTCGTGGTCGGCGGGATTGTCTACAAGACACTCGCGATCGACGGAGGGATTGTGAACGATCTGCTGATCTGGCTGAATATCATTGATGAGCCGATCCAGTTCATGGCGAAGGGCAAGTATTTCTGGGGCATTCTGACGGCAGCCGATCTGTGGAAGGAAACAGGCTGGAACGCAATCATCTATTTGGCAGCGATTACAGGCATCGATAAAGAGCTGTATGAAGCGGCCAAGGTGGACGGCGCAGGCCGGATTAAGCAGATGATCAACATTACTCTTCCTGGTATCCGCACCACTATTACCGTTCTGCTGATTATGTCAATTGGCCATCTGGTCGGGATCGGCTTCGAGAAGCAGTTCCAGCTCCAGAACAATATGGTGACCGATTATTCCGAGGTCCTTGATTTGTATGCGCTTAAATACGGGATTCAGATCGGGCGGTTCTCCTATGGTACGGCAATAAGTATCTTCACCTCGGTCGTCAGCGTCATCCTGCTGCTGATTGCCAACGGTGTGATGAAGAAGGTTACCAAAGAAAGCATTATGTAA
- a CDS encoding sensor histidine kinase, producing MKLKYKLIFFYIIVVMIPVLIAGFILTNYFREGALNRAISQATNNVDKIKSQLSSKLRVPTDISNLLYFNEELEKLVNTRYPSILELTKAYLDYTDFKEYVLRYREVSNIRFFIDNPTLVDDMSIAPVTPAIKEKSWYVKAMQNNQIYWMYIPDKEPQIISSKGTINKLSLVRQVPYLEYSKSGVLMVQVAQDELNQMLYQEPFDTLVIDEQGYIVAAKDPMLVGSTVDAYDLGMDVQAKEKGVFTAEVKNKDSYVIIDEIVPALSVSKLKIVSVFETKSILNDANKVSKLGLVIVFGVLLVALALVYTISLLTTNRLLRLSRQLNQVALGNLNAVSHIDGTDEIGQLSRQFNYMVSSINQLITQVIESNEKNSTLEIAQREIKLKMMASQIHPHFLFNALESIRMNAHLKGEKEIANIVRQLGKLMRKNLEVGRERAPLKEEVEMIRSYLEIQKFRYEDRLEYEIAFDAGAAEVMLPPLIIQPLVENSVVHGLENKEGTVHVSIAITLNGNKEVQVVVQDDGIGMTEERLAAIMEVITKTEEEEHGRIGLRNVQQRLTLYYGEAHGLRITSREGEGTQIAFSVPVDSDWRT from the coding sequence ATGAAGCTGAAATACAAGCTCATTTTTTTCTATATCATTGTCGTAATGATCCCTGTGCTGATTGCCGGATTCATTCTGACGAATTATTTCCGGGAGGGAGCCTTGAACCGGGCGATTTCCCAAGCCACTAACAACGTGGACAAAATCAAGAGCCAGCTGTCCAGCAAGCTGCGTGTGCCTACGGATATCTCGAACCTGCTCTACTTCAACGAGGAGCTGGAGAAGCTGGTCAATACGCGGTATCCCAGCATTCTGGAGCTGACCAAGGCTTACCTGGACTATACGGACTTCAAGGAATATGTGCTGCGGTACCGGGAAGTCTCCAATATCCGCTTCTTCATTGATAATCCCACGCTGGTGGATGATATGTCGATCGCGCCGGTCACGCCTGCGATTAAGGAGAAGAGCTGGTATGTCAAGGCGATGCAGAACAACCAGATCTACTGGATGTATATTCCCGACAAGGAGCCGCAGATCATCAGCTCCAAAGGAACCATCAACAAGCTTAGCCTGGTCCGCCAGGTTCCTTATCTTGAATACAGCAAATCCGGGGTATTGATGGTACAGGTGGCGCAGGATGAACTGAATCAGATGCTCTACCAGGAGCCGTTCGACACCCTTGTGATCGATGAGCAGGGTTACATTGTGGCGGCCAAGGATCCGATGCTGGTGGGCAGCACTGTGGATGCGTATGATCTGGGCATGGATGTGCAGGCGAAGGAGAAGGGCGTGTTCACTGCCGAGGTGAAAAATAAGGACTCCTACGTCATTATCGATGAGATCGTCCCTGCGCTGAGTGTCAGCAAGCTGAAGATTGTGTCTGTCTTCGAGACCAAAAGCATTCTGAACGATGCCAACAAGGTGAGCAAGCTCGGCCTGGTCATCGTCTTCGGTGTGCTGCTCGTGGCGCTTGCGCTGGTGTATACAATCTCGCTGTTGACGACCAACCGGCTGCTGCGGCTGAGCCGCCAGCTGAATCAGGTAGCGCTCGGCAACCTGAACGCCGTCTCCCATATTGACGGAACGGATGAGATCGGCCAGCTGTCGCGCCAGTTCAATTACATGGTGTCCAGCATCAACCAGCTGATCACCCAGGTCATTGAGAGCAACGAGAAGAACAGCACGCTGGAGATTGCCCAGCGGGAGATTAAGCTGAAGATGATGGCCAGCCAGATTCACCCGCATTTCCTATTCAACGCGCTGGAATCGATCCGTATGAATGCCCATCTCAAGGGCGAGAAGGAGATTGCCAACATCGTCCGGCAGCTCGGCAAGCTGATGCGCAAGAACCTGGAGGTGGGCCGGGAGCGGGCCCCGCTTAAGGAGGAGGTCGAGATGATCCGCTCCTATCTGGAGATTCAGAAGTTCCGCTATGAGGACAGGCTGGAATATGAGATTGCCTTCGATGCCGGAGCTGCTGAAGTGATGCTCCCGCCGCTGATTATCCAGCCGCTGGTCGAGAATTCGGTCGTCCATGGTCTGGAGAACAAGGAGGGCACGGTCCATGTGAGCATCGCCATTACGCTGAACGGGAATAAGGAGGTTCAGGTGGTGGTGCAGGATGACGGGATCGGCATGACGGAAGAGCGGCTGGCCGCGATTATGGAAGTGATTACGAAGACGGAGGAAGAGGAGCACGGGCGTATCGGGCTGCGCAATGTGCAGCAGCGGCTGACCCTGTATTACGGGGAGGCGCATGGGCTTAGAATCACCAGCCGGGAAGGGGAGGGAACACAGATCGCCTTTTCAGTGCCGGTGGACAGCGATTGGAGGACTTAA
- a CDS encoding ABC transporter substrate-binding protein yields MNRKSTKTVFTLMLLSAMLISGCGGDANNAANKTTPNNADNTPSATNAGDDTALDTSPVTFTFFGADASPNWNKMQDDVGKAITEKTGVTLEAEFDVGSGGGDQKIAMMAASGDVPDLIFAKGSLSTLVDAGLIIDMTDLIDKYAPNLKKVYGENMNRLKYSLDDQSIYQIPTNVGVDQQSFDATGGFEIQHRVLKELGYPKIRTVADFEKVLKEYVAKHPETDGQPTIPLTLNADDWKIMITVTNPAFISTGAPDDGEYYVDPETYEAKLHYKRPEEKEYFRWLNGMYNQGLLDKDTFVQKDDQYKAKVASGRVLGLISQEWEYQDGENALKAAGKDEYTYGHFPVTMSEEYKDHSFMRTGIDGYGIAITTAAKDPERIIKWLDWMSSDEGQVLRNWGVEGKHYTVSADGKREMLPEVRDGLANDTANYQKNTGIGQYLIFGARYGDGVKDPTDNYYTTSFPEQIVASYSEAEKESLAGYNATTWKDLFPKEDEFPVKETGALYNLPVPTDGQYQVIYKKTQDIVRKRIPEAILSKPGDFDKVYDSFLAELDKAGAQDMEKEFTELVKKRVSLWTGKNF; encoded by the coding sequence ATGAACCGCAAGAGCACCAAAACGGTCTTCACCCTCATGCTACTGAGCGCGATGCTGATATCCGGTTGTGGGGGAGATGCCAATAATGCTGCCAACAAAACGACTCCTAACAACGCAGATAATACACCTTCAGCGACAAATGCAGGGGATGATACCGCGCTAGATACCTCTCCGGTTACGTTCACCTTCTTCGGTGCGGATGCCAGCCCGAACTGGAACAAGATGCAGGATGATGTCGGCAAAGCGATTACGGAGAAGACAGGGGTGACCCTGGAAGCGGAATTCGATGTAGGCAGCGGCGGCGGGGACCAGAAGATTGCGATGATGGCGGCGAGCGGGGACGTGCCTGATCTGATTTTTGCCAAAGGAAGTCTGAGCACTCTGGTGGATGCCGGCCTGATTATTGATATGACTGATCTGATTGATAAATATGCCCCGAACCTGAAGAAGGTGTACGGCGAGAACATGAACCGGCTGAAGTACAGCCTGGATGACCAGAGCATCTACCAGATTCCTACGAATGTAGGGGTGGATCAGCAGTCCTTCGACGCCACCGGCGGATTCGAGATACAACACCGTGTACTCAAAGAGCTGGGTTATCCGAAAATCCGTACAGTAGCCGATTTCGAGAAGGTGCTGAAGGAATATGTCGCCAAGCATCCTGAAACCGACGGGCAGCCAACCATTCCGCTGACGCTGAACGCCGATGACTGGAAGATCATGATCACCGTAACGAACCCGGCCTTCATTTCCACGGGGGCACCGGATGACGGCGAGTACTATGTGGACCCTGAGACGTATGAAGCCAAGCTGCACTACAAACGCCCGGAAGAGAAGGAGTATTTCCGCTGGCTGAACGGCATGTATAACCAGGGACTGCTGGATAAAGACACCTTTGTGCAAAAAGATGACCAATACAAGGCGAAGGTGGCCAGCGGCCGCGTACTCGGCCTGATCTCCCAGGAGTGGGAGTACCAGGATGGCGAGAATGCACTGAAGGCGGCCGGCAAGGATGAGTACACCTACGGACACTTCCCGGTCACCATGAGCGAGGAATATAAGGATCATTCCTTCATGCGGACAGGGATTGACGGCTACGGTATTGCGATTACAACAGCAGCCAAAGATCCGGAGCGGATCATCAAATGGCTCGACTGGATGTCCTCTGATGAAGGCCAGGTGCTGAGAAACTGGGGAGTTGAAGGCAAGCACTATACTGTAAGCGCTGACGGCAAACGCGAGATGCTGCCGGAGGTCCGCGACGGCCTGGCTAACGATACTGCGAATTACCAGAAAAATACCGGGATTGGCCAATATCTGATCTTTGGTGCACGCTATGGCGACGGGGTTAAGGACCCTACCGATAACTACTACACGACAAGCTTTCCGGAACAAATCGTAGCTTCCTACTCTGAAGCCGAGAAGGAATCCCTCGCCGGATACAATGCGACCACCTGGAAGGATCTGTTCCCGAAGGAGGATGAATTCCCGGTCAAGGAGACAGGTGCTCTGTATAACCTGCCGGTTCCGACAGACGGCCAGTACCAGGTCATCTACAAGAAGACGCAGGACATCGTTCGCAAGCGTATCCCGGAAGCGATTCTGTCCAAGCCGGGCGACTTCGATAAAGTCTATGACAGCTTCCTGGCTGAGCTGGACAAAGCCGGAGCCCAGGACATGGAGAAGGAATTCACCGAGCTGGTGAAGAAGAGAGTGTCCCTGTGGACCGGTAAGAACTTCTAA
- a CDS encoding response regulator transcription factor — MIKVLIVDDEPKLREGLRTLIPWEEHGYSVAATAANGYEALDRFRELAPELVIADIRMPGMTGLELIAELRSLSPACHVLILSGYADFEYAKQAISYRIDGYLLKPVDEDELISYLQELREKIRLGERSGGSQAPDPARAAEVLVLELLQSGQAGAAADKLGLTGSCEVILLELTGLHKGEDAREEQVKRLLELHWQEQAARGFFFTLPPYMGILLKQPLQDDRARAGLWQELHRLVSKEGLEFLAAAGGPADRPEKASQSLAAARARLDDAFFGQKKALLSGQPDPWSEPADRPGEPGEEPDPERDLEMQLLLAVEAGSSEAARELTLQIIRQLVHTRREEIYIKEQLLRIVSSTIARLEAANPELRPLIAGQASPMGEVYSSGYLHDAERLVSGYMEQIARLAGSGSGRGDEIKRITDLIQRRYNENLKLGTLAEVFNYNSAYLGKMFKAQVGEHFNTYLDKVRIEKAKQLLAQGMKVYEVAEQVGYMNADYFNAKFRKYVGVSPSAFRKEN, encoded by the coding sequence TTGATTAAGGTACTGATTGTGGATGATGAGCCCAAGCTGAGAGAAGGACTGCGTACCCTGATTCCCTGGGAGGAGCACGGCTATTCCGTGGCGGCAACCGCTGCCAACGGATATGAGGCTCTGGACAGGTTCCGCGAGCTTGCGCCTGAGCTGGTGATCGCCGATATCCGTATGCCGGGCATGACCGGGCTGGAGCTGATCGCCGAGCTGCGCAGTCTTAGCCCTGCCTGCCATGTGCTGATTCTCAGCGGGTATGCTGACTTTGAATATGCGAAGCAGGCGATCTCCTACCGTATCGACGGTTATTTGCTCAAGCCGGTCGATGAAGATGAATTAATCAGCTATCTGCAGGAGCTGAGGGAGAAGATCCGCCTGGGGGAGCGCAGCGGCGGCAGCCAGGCTCCGGACCCGGCAAGAGCGGCGGAGGTGCTGGTGCTTGAGCTGCTGCAGTCCGGGCAGGCCGGAGCCGCTGCAGACAAGCTGGGTCTGACCGGCAGCTGTGAGGTGATTCTGCTGGAGCTGACGGGGCTGCATAAGGGGGAGGATGCCCGGGAGGAGCAGGTGAAGCGGCTGCTGGAGCTGCATTGGCAGGAGCAGGCGGCCCGCGGCTTCTTCTTCACCCTTCCCCCGTATATGGGGATTCTGCTGAAGCAGCCGCTTCAGGATGACCGCGCCCGGGCCGGGCTGTGGCAGGAGCTGCACCGGCTGGTGTCGAAGGAAGGGCTGGAGTTCCTGGCGGCAGCGGGCGGGCCGGCGGACAGGCCGGAGAAGGCCAGCCAGTCTCTTGCGGCTGCGCGCGCAAGACTGGATGACGCCTTCTTCGGGCAGAAGAAGGCGCTGCTCAGCGGACAGCCGGACCCCTGGAGTGAACCGGCGGACAGGCCGGGAGAACCGGGGGAGGAGCCGGACCCCGAGCGAGATCTGGAGATGCAGCTGCTGCTGGCGGTGGAGGCCGGGAGCAGTGAAGCGGCCCGGGAGCTGACCCTGCAGATTATCCGCCAGCTGGTTCATACCCGGCGTGAGGAGATCTACATCAAGGAACAGCTGCTGAGGATCGTCAGCAGCACGATTGCCCGCCTGGAGGCGGCGAATCCTGAGCTGCGCCCGCTGATTGCCGGACAAGCTTCCCCTATGGGCGAGGTGTACAGCAGCGGGTATCTGCATGATGCGGAGCGGCTGGTCTCGGGCTATATGGAGCAGATTGCCCGGCTGGCAGGCAGCGGCAGCGGGCGCGGAGATGAGATCAAGCGGATCACGGATCTGATCCAGCGCCGGTATAATGAGAATCTGAAGCTGGGCACCCTGGCCGAGGTGTTCAACTATAACAGCGCCTACCTGGGCAAAATGTTCAAAGCCCAGGTGGGCGAGCACTTCAATACGTACCTGGACAAGGTGCGGATTGAGAAGGCCAAGCAGCTCCTGGCCCAAGGCATGAAGGTCTATGAAGTCGCGGAGCAGGTCGGTTATATGAACGCCGATTACTTCAACGCCAAGTTCCGCAAGTATGTCGGCGTCTCGCCAAGCGCGTTCCGCAAGGAGAATTAA